The genomic DNA CTCACTACATCCTGCCCAACGCGCTAGCGCCTATCCTGGTGCAGTCCACCCTGGCGATCGCCGAGGCGATCATCGCCGAGTCGGCGCTGAGCTTCTTGGGCCTGGGCGTGCAGCCGCCCCTGCCGAGCTGGGGCGGCATGCTCAACACCGCCAAAAACTTCCTCTCTCAAGCCCCCTGGATGGCGACCTGGCCAGGCCTCAGCATCTTCGTGACAGTCTTGGCCTTCAACCTCTTTGGTGACGGCCTGCGCGACGCGCTCGATCCGCGAGACTGAGGAGGCTCTGACAATCACCTCTTTCCCAAGTCTCATCTCTTCAGAGTGGTAAAAAACAAACAATGAAACTGCTCGAGCTTCTCTACTCATACACCAAGGTGGGGGTCTTTGGCTTTGGCGGCGGACCCGCGATGATTCCCCTTATCCAGGTGGAGGTCGTCGATGTGCGTGGCTGGCTGAGCCGCGAGGAGTTTCTTGACGCTTTTGCCTTCGGCAACGCCCTGCCCGGACCGATCGCCACCAAATTGGCAGGCTACGTGGGCTATCAGATAGCGGGGGTTCCCGGCGCGGCGATGGGTTTAATCGGCATCACCGTGCCTACCATTATCGCCATGATCGCTCTCGCCTCGTTTTATGCGCGCTACCGCGAGCACGCCGCGATGAAGCGGTTTTTAAAGGGCGTGCGCCCGGTTGTTATCGCACTTTTGCTTCTCGTCGTCTGGGACTTTGCGCCCACCGCGCTCGGGACCCTGCCGAACTGGCGGGCGAACTGGGAGTTGTGGCTCTTAGCCGCCGT from Deinococcota bacterium includes the following:
- a CDS encoding chromate transporter, with amino-acid sequence MKLLELLYSYTKVGVFGFGGGPAMIPLIQVEVVDVRGWLSREEFLDAFAFGNALPGPIATKLAGYVGYQIAGVPGAAMGLIGITVPTIIAMIALASFYARYREHAAMKRFLKGVRPVVIALLLLVVWDFAPTALGTLPNWRANWELWLLAAVAFFLTIRFDVHPALLIVAGGLVGIFLFSF